The sequence AAAACAAACCCCACCCAAACGTGGAGTAAGGCAGTAacaattgtttattttgttcatgaATGTCCGGGTTGACTGGGCTCAGATACGTGGCTCTGTCTTGGGGTCTGTGTGGTCAAGGTCCAGTAGTGGCTGGACCAGGCTCATCTCCTGGGCTCCGCCTCTCTCATGCCCAGTGCCTGGATGGGGCTGGAACAGCTGGGGCTCCTCAGGCCTTTCAGTTGCTCTTCACACGGTCTCTCCACATGCTGGCCTCGAGGTGGCTAGACTTTTTACATGGGCCTGAAGGCCCCCAAGAGAAACCTGCAGAGGCTGAATGACTTTTCTTCCCTGGCCTCAGAAACCACGTGGTGTCACTTCTTCCCCATTCTGTTCATCAAGGAGGTCACAAAGGCCAAGCTAGGTTCAGATTCCACCTCTTGGTGGGAGCAGTTTTGGAGAACTTGCAGACCCAGTTTTAAATCACCACACCAAGCATCTGGGATGGCCATGCTGACATCTTGCTTAGTGATGGGGGATGGCTTAGAAGACTTCTCAGACTCCTGTGGTTCTGTCACAGGATTTAGAGGCAATGGAAGAATATCTGGCGGTGGAAACCTAATTTAAGTGGGAGGGAAGCTCTACTTAGCagatattttaaatcataagGAAAATGAGATAGGATTCTATTTATATGTGCAAGGGAAAATGTATACATGTAataaatgtgcatgtgtgtaagcaattttaagataaaaattatacaattaatTTAATTAGTTAAACAATGGTGTGCATGAAATGCCAGGAttggaaaaaaggagagaattaaAGCAGGGATGTCCAGCTTTTGTATTGTCCTACTACAAGTTCCCCCTAGTTACTTGCAAAATAAAGTTAATTGACTAACttgttaaaagaacaaaaatgttaatatagAGCCCTGAAATGGAGCTAGAAGAAAACAggtaagaggaaagaaaagtcaaaaggGCAGTAATAGAAAATCAATTCCCAAAAGATAGTGGACCATTGCTTTTGAATGTGCAGAGCAGAGCGATGAGTGAACGCAGTTGAGAGTGTGGACTCCGGGGCCTGGCTGCCAGGTTCAAATCGCAGCTCGCCGTTCCTGGCTGTGTGGAAGGAGGCAGCTTCCTGTGCCTCTCTGTGCTGCTTTTCTTCAGTTGCAGTGGGGAACTAATGATAGTACCTGCCTCAtcaggttgttatgaggattaaatgtgtcAGGACAGGCTCAGCCTTGGAGCAGCATGTGGCATGCAGGAAGCACTCAGTACAGATTAGCCATTTCTCTCTTCACCAAATCCCTCCTCGCATTTGCCAGATGCAAATATCATGCCCAATATGGACTGTGGGCAGCCAACCAAATAAACAGAAGTAGGAAGGCCTTTCCTTCCCTTGGATCCTGGGATCGTGTATGCACTGGAATTCTAGGTAGGGGGAGGCCTTCCTGTGATATCAGGGCACCCATCAATCTGCAAGTTTCCACCCCCTACACTTGTCCTTATTCTGACATGCATTAAAAACATGTTCCACATTTAAAACACGTCAAGTTAGATTTTAGTTATAGTCTCTCCTATATATTTGGAATTAGAGCCTCCAGAGCCTATTATGCAAATCTATGCAAATGATATGCAAAGAGGCGGTAGCCCCAGAttgtggggaggggagtgagcAGGCCAGCACAAAGGGCCTGGAGTGGAAATTTGCATCTGTTAGGGTAGCCCTGTGTTGAAGGCCTTGCACAGTTATTGTGACAGTATGCGCCCTTGCATTCAGTCCTTAACCTTTTGTGCCAGAGAGGAGAGACGATTTCCATAGTGAAGGTGACAGTGGATGTTGAAGGAGGCATTTGGACAGTGCAGTGTTGTAGCAATTTTTATGATACAAATGAAGAGTTGCTCTGAAATAATGGCCATGATCCAGGCTGTGTCCCTAACCAGCTGGGTTCCTGGACAAGTCAGTTCACTCCTTCCGTTGCCCCCTCTGTGAAATGAGGGGATTGAACTAAGTAAGTTACCTCTAGTGCCCTTCTCACTGTGACAGCTAAATGTCATCCTCCAGGTGAAAGCCCTCTGCACCCAGGATGGCAGTATTCATTCATTATACCAAAGTTTTAAAGCCTAAAGAAGAAAGGGCTGGGAGGTAATTTGCCCTAACAGGCCTCCTAGAGAGAAGAATAACTTCAGGGGATGCTGGCAACTAAAAAGAGCCGCAGCAAGGGCAAACATGTTTACTTCCACTGTTAGTCTTGCAGGAAGCACTCCTGTCATATACTTCCCAGCTGGGAGGATTTTAGCCCCTGAAATGCTCGTGGTGGGAAAGTCAGGGGAATTTCTTTCCCTGAGTATTTTAAAAACCAGGATGCATTAAGCCCTCTGCCTCTAGAGGCTGCAGAAGATCTCCTGGAGGCCAAGctgctcctctcccacccccggCCTGTCCCTGGGGTCCGTCAGATCCTCTCTGAAAGCTTTGCGCTGCCCCTGACGCTACTGCCAGAAGGCGGCAGTGTCCTTGGTCTTGGGCCTTGGATTGTATGGGACACATCTGTGCTCCACCCCAGAAATCCTCTGGGCTCTTAATTTTAACTCCAGCAGCCTCCAGCCAGGCACAGGTGTGAGCTGACAGCCCCCGCCCGGGGTGTCTCTGACTCAGCCACTTGAGCCTCGAggaggaggcaggaggtggggtggAGCAGTGCTGGGCCGTGGGAAGGAGAGCTGCTGGTGAGAGGCGCTCCTCTCACAGTTTGACATGCGTCTGCTCAGCTCCTCAGAGACCCCCAGTGGATCTGAGTTGCACGCTGATAAACTGCCCTGGGATTGACTTTCCCTGTTTCACTCATCTCATTCCCCCACCGCTGTCCACTACGGTCACTTCCCAAAATAAACCACCTGCACACGAGCCCCAGTGTCCGCCTCTCCTTTTTCAGGAATCGCTAAGGTATGACAGGTATATCAGTCTGGTCAGTCTGCCATACAAAGTCCCACAGGCTGcggggcttaaacaacaaacagaaagttttctccttccagttctggagactggaagcccaagatccaggtgccagcagggttggagTCCCCTGATGCCTCTCTTCTTGGGTTGCAGGTGGCCAACCTTTCATGTGTCCTGCCTGTGTACAGGCATTCCTGGCACCTctgtgccctgagctccttttcttataaggataccagtcagatTGGGTTAGGACCTACTCCGACGGCTTCATTTTGCCTTCATCAGCTCTTCAAAGGCCCTGTCTAATGtacagtcccattctgaggtgctagggtcagggcttcaacatacggaTTTGAGGGGGATGTGTTCAACACTTACAGTTAACCAGGGTGCTTGTGAGCCAAACAGAGGCTTATAAGAGAATGTCCCTTAAAACCTCAGTAGTCACGACCACCAGCTCTAGGAGTAGATTGTCCCTGTGGTGCTAAAATGCCAGGAAGGAGCTGGAATAACCCTGAACCAGTCAGAGCACAAGCACGTTGTTCCGTCCTCTTCTCCTGCCTCACTGCTGGTGGGCGACCAGGAACGCCTGGGTGTTATATACCCCTTCTGCTACTGAGGGGCTTTGAACACGTTACTTAATCTCCCTCAGCCTCAACTTCCTGCCCCATCAAgtggttgtgagggttaaatcGAGAGGGAAAGACGGGGCCAGAGCCGGTGCTCAGCGTTAAACAGATTTTAGGATTGACCCGGAGAAGGAGAAAACACTGTTGGTGTGTGGGCTAGACTATGAATGAAAGTTTAGAGAAACTAGGTTGCTTAGGGCAAAGTGTTGGTCCTGGAAATGTGGGTGCTGCCGTCTCTGCTCAGTCTGCAGTCCCTCAGCCTCCCCCACCCACTAAGTTAGACATGCAGGGTGAGGGGACACTGGTCCTCCCCTAGTTGGAGGAGGCCTCAGTGGTGATCCTTGTTTAAAGGAGTGTCAGGAggtttcctcctcctctctgcttccagAAACTCACCAGGGCCCCAGATGTCTCCTGTCAGCTTTGCTGACCACCCCAGGCTCCCAGGAAtcactgccagggcccctgcTTTGACCATTCATCCTGCTGGaatctggtgggggagggaggcgaCAAGAGAGTTACCAGGCAGAGGCACATCTCTACCATTGTCTGGGTGGCTAGCAGGGCTGAAGGAAGGGCATGCGAGTGACCAAGCAGGGGGCTCATATGAACAGGGCGAGTGCTCAGGACAGAATCAGGCCTTAGAGGTTTGTCAGGCGCTCCTCGGCAATACGGAGCAGCTCTTCCCAGCCTGTGTGTTGTACGGGGTGGTCAGTCTTCCCGTCTATAATCTGGATAGATCCTGTGTCTCACATTGATATGAggtgttatttttaaagataggCATATGCTGTTGTGATTAATAAAATCCATGCATATTTAGAagagtttttaaatgtataggtTTTTGTCCTTGTGCATTTTTTCTCAGTGAACTAAAAGCATACACGCTCACCATCACGCAAAGTCCATGATTTCCTTCTAATGCTCAGAAGGGCTCCTCCTCCTCTAAAAGGCTGGACACCACCAGTGGTTTTCCACAGAGTTCAGCCTCATGAGCACATAGGACAAGCAGTTAACACGACAACAACCATACAACCAGCTGGCATTCATGGAATGCACTTCTCctgcaggctctgtgctaagtgcttaaTAGGCACCAGATCTGGTCACCCTctgaacccctgtcccctcctGCCTATCAGTCTCCGATGGCACTGAGACGTCTCTGCCttgttttaggattgtttgtGGATTTGTACGAGCTCACCCAGGGCCAGAGACTGCCATGTTCATTCTTGTGTCTCCAGGGTCAAGGAGGGGCTAGACCCTCCTTAATCGTTTGGTGGGTGGGCCTGAATGAACAGAGGTCTGTCGTTTGTGCCTTTGTCTAGTTCATAAGTGGAAGAGTCAGAAGAGGTGTGGCAGCTGGTCTGCTCTGCCCACCCAAGCCCCACTCAGTGGCTCAAAGCAGCCCACACAGAGCTGCTGGTGTCCTTGTGGCTGCACTGGCCTTGACTGCTCCCTGGTGCAGAGGGCCAGCAGGCACTCAGAGGCCACAAGGCTTCTTCCATGCCTGTTGTGAGCAGCTGCCCTTGGGCGGAGGGTCATGGCATTTCAGAGCTGTTTGGGAAAGGATGGGCCTGGCTGGTTTAGCCAGCTCTGCTTCCCCTGTGGCTGGGTTCTCTCTGGGACAGGTGCTGGGTGGCACCCACCTGCTGAAGCTTCCCCACATCCCCATGGTCCTGTGTCTGATGGGTGTGGACCTCAGGGATACTCCCGATGTTTCCCTTGAGTTCCCAGGCGTTTCAGTTTCGTGGGTAAGGAAGGCCCAGGGCCAAGCTGCTCCTGGGCATTTCAcctctctgctctctgtctcCCTCGCAAGGCTTCCTCCTGACCTTGGCACTGACTGAAGCACTGGTATTTGCTGCCCAGGAACCATCTCCCAGGGAATCTCTTCAAGTCTTCCCCTCAGGCACCACCCCAGACACCATGGTGACAGCACCCCTCAGTTCTACCACACACTCCTCCGTGGTGGCTGCCCCCTCTTCCACGGTGGCACTGACCCCTCATCCCGACGGACCCTCCTCACAGGCTGCAGCTTCCATGGCAACGACAACGCCCCATCCAAGTGGTCACCCTCCTAAAAACACCATCTCCACCACCATGGCGACGGCAACCACCCCCCATTCTGAAGGCCCCCTGTCCACAGGGCCACTTCCTGCTGCCGTGGCAACCACGTCCTCCCATTCAGAGGGCCACCCCCCGGGCCAGGCTGTGCCCACCATCCTGCTGACAAAGCCAAAGGATGCTACCAGCCGTCCCCTCACAGCCCCCTCCCAGGCTACCCCACGCAGGCCCCCCAGGCCCCCTGGCTCCTCCCGAAAGGGAGCCAGCAGTTCATCACACCCTGTCCTGCCTGCACCCAGCGGTCActccagaaggaaggaaggccagCGGGGACGAAATCAGAGCTCCACGCATCTGGGGCAGAAGCGGCCCCTGGGGAAGATATTTCAGATTTACAAAGGCAACTTCACAGGGTCTGTGGAGCCTGACCCCTCCACCGTCACCCCCAGGAACCCGATCTGGGGTTACTCCTTGTCTCCACAGCCCCAGATAGTGGCCGCAACCTCAGCGCCCAGCAGGACCTCGTGGGTACGACCCAACACGACCCTGGTGTCTGCGGAGGACAAGCCCGGCCTTAACAGAGCAGACCAGGGGGGTGGTCCCACCTTCACCAGCCAAGGAGGGGAGCCGGCCACCACAGCAGCCTCAGGCACCCCCGCCAGTCCACATCCTGCCCCAGTGCCTTCTCAGCACCCCCACGGTGACCCACAGGATGGCCCCAGCCACAGTGACTCCTGGCTTACTGTCACCCCTGCCACCAGCAGACCTCCATCTGCCAGCTCTGGGGTCTTCACGGCCACCATGGGGCCCATTCAGGCTGCCTTCGATGCCAGTGTCTCAGCCCCTTCCAAGGGGCTTCCTCAGGGAACATCCTCAGCCCCGCAGGCCCCGGCCCGCCCCCCCGGGGTTTCAGAAAGCACTGTTTCCCTAGCCAAGGAGGAAGCTGCGGCCACCCCTACGCCCACCATGACTGGCAGGGTGCCCAGTCCTCTCTCCACAGTGGTGTCCACAGCCacaggaaacttcctcaaccgtCTGGTCCCTGCTGGGACCTGGAAGCCTGGAACAGCAGGGAACATCTCCCATGTGGCCGAAGGGGACAAACCCCAGCACAGAGCCACCATCTGCCTGAGCAAGATGGACATCGCCTGGGTGATCCTGGCCATCAGCGTGCCCATCTCCTCCTGCTGTAAGTGCCtcaccctctcccttctccccccacccacccaccctagAATCCCTTTGCCCCACACGTGGGCAGCCCCCACCAAGTGGGCTGCAAACTTCCCAGAATCCTGGGAAAGGAGGTAGTAGAACAAGAATCATGGATTATCCCCACATCTGGTCCTTGGCCGGTcaggccatggctcacatgccCACTGATGGTAAATGCACAACTCCCAGGAGCTGTGGAGTCCAATCCGACTCTGCATGTGCAGAAAGAAACACCAAGCTGGGGAGGGGACATGGTTCCCCCAGGACCCCAGAGTTACTGAGCGGCAGGGCTGGGATGTGAGCTCCAAGCACCTGTCTTCCAGCCCAGGGCTCTTGTCGTGACACCACCCTGCCTGCTCTCTCCTGTAGCAACATGGCACCAATACACTGCAGGTTGAAAACTGGTGCTTCCAAACTTACAGGCTCTGAGTAGCAGAGCCctcgccttcctccccacctcccttccatCGCCCTTCCTGCTGTTCTTCTCCTCTCTCACCtcttttcctccccctcctctgtcttcccctgagaaagaagaaaaactgaagcTTTGATCTTGCGGGAGTTCTTGTAGCTAAATTGAGGCTTGAGAGTTACATGTGAATGTAGCAGTCCCTCCCCCGTGTTTGGTTTGTTCACGGGTGGTGTGAGCTGATGCTTTGTGGACCTTGTCCTTGTCTTTTGCTCTCACTGGTATGTGGGGAAGGGCTCCCCCACGCCACCAGCACCTCCTTGCTGCTGCCCATCACTCCTTTAATGAAGAGTCGAGGGGATTCCCCACTGACGGCTCCATAAAGAACCTGATGCAATCACTCAGGACCCAGGGTTTCCTTTACGTCTTCCCTGAGTATTCGATTCTCAGTTCTTAGCATTCCTCTGATGGCCCCACAGGAATCCTCACTGTACCCGCCACTCCCCAACCCACACGGCCATCATCCAGGCACCCCCTCAGCCCTTCCAGGGGTGAGAAACCCCCTGTGCTACCCACTCATCAGCCCCTTCTCCTGTGAccccttgggttgtttccagctctCCTGGGGGCCTGAAATTCACCTCTTTGTAATTCCCACTCTTTGGTCCTAACCTGTGCCCTCTGAAACCATACATGAAACAAGTCCATCCACCAACCCCTGAGATACGTGAAATGGCTCTCAAGGGCAGGTTTTCCTTTTCCAAGCTGCTTATCCCTGTTCCATCCAGTCTCTTCATAGGGccgcctggccctggccctggccctgccccaatCTGCCCCTCTGACAGCCTCCAGTTTACGCCTGCTTCCCCAGAGGGAGCACAGCGTTGCACATGCCCTGCTGTGACAAAGGAGAGCAGGTGGCAGTTGCTCTCTTCTGGACACTTTGGTCACATCCGGGCATCCTGTCCTGCATCAGCTCCGTTGATTGTAATGCTTCGCGTCACACCATGGGCTCAGCCCAATCTCAAGGGGAACGAAGCCCCAGAAGCTTTCCACAGAGGAGGCTGTTAAGCCAGGTCTCCCAGCCTTTCCTGTTGTGGGTCGATCAAACGTCAGTACAGGAGGTGTGTGCCTTTAACATTAAGCTGATGTCTGCTTGGCACTGTACTCTGGCAAGATCCTCTTTAATCTGGAGTCTGGACTCTTTCCAGGAGCCACATCTCTCCCAGCTCCCTGTCTCCTTCTAGTTGATAAGCAAAACAAACTTTCCATGTCAGGGGTAGGCAGCCTACATCTGCTCAAGGCCCCAGTGCAGGAGAAGTGAAAATGTTTGCAGGTtgcatatttcattctttcattaagCAGCTGTATTGTCACTCATGGAAGCACAGAGGTATTCATAAAACTGTAATTGCCCACGTCTAAAACAGAAGAATGATAATGAGAAAATGTAGCGCTGTTAgccaataaattattaataatggtCATATTTGAGAAGTAATCACATTAGAGACAGCTTTCTAATTTTCCATTCTTTCCATGTGTCTAGAGGCTCTAGTTTACAAAGGGAGTTCCCATTATTTTGAATCATTCATCCTTAAAACAGACTAACCagaggaataaaacaaaacagaaaaagcaaacataCCATACAGGTGGGGAGTAAATCAtcaagtgaagtgacttgcccagggtcccaGTCACACATGAGTCAGCCCAGATCTGGTGGTGGAATCCGTTTGACTCAGCACAGCATTTCCTGAGCGCCCGCTGTGTGCCAAGCACCGTTCCAGCACTAGGGACCTGGAGGTGGCTGCTGTGGCTCCCCACACCCCCGGCTGCCAGAGCCCTCTCCCCACCTGCACCCCCACGGGCCACACCCACCTGCGTTTGCAGCTCTAAAAAGACTTCTCCAGCCCTTTTGCTATGTCTGAGGTTGAGATTAGATCAGGTTTTACTGCAAAGTGGAAAACCCATGGGCTGCCTAAACCATGCATAGTAACATCAGCCAAGACAGGAGCAAGGACACAGCCTGGAACTGCACCGTGAGAATGCTTCTGGCCCTGACAGGAGCCTTCAGCTGCGGGGATAGAGCATATTACTTCATAAAGGAAG is a genomic window of Delphinus delphis chromosome 4, mDelDel1.2, whole genome shotgun sequence containing:
- the TMEM108 gene encoding transmembrane protein 108, translating into MKRSLQALYCQLLSFLLTLALTEALVFAAQEPSPRESLQVFPSGTTPDTMVTAPLSSTTHSSVVAAPSSTVALTPHPDGPSSQAAASMATTTPHPSGHPPKNTISTTMATATTPHSEGPLSTGPLPAAVATTSSHSEGHPPGQAVPTILLTKPKDATSRPLTAPSQATPRRPPRPPGSSRKGASSSSHPVLPAPSGHSRRKEGQRGRNQSSTHLGQKRPLGKIFQIYKGNFTGSVEPDPSTVTPRNPIWGYSLSPQPQIVAATSAPSRTSWVRPNTTLVSAEDKPGLNRADQGGGPTFTSQGGEPATTAASGTPASPHPAPVPSQHPHGDPQDGPSHSDSWLTVTPATSRPPSASSGVFTATMGPIQAAFDASVSAPSKGLPQGTSSAPQAPARPPGVSESTVSLAKEEAAATPTPTMTGRVPSPLSTVVSTATGNFLNRLVPAGTWKPGTAGNISHVAEGDKPQHRATICLSKMDIAWVILAISVPISSCSVLLTVCCLRKKKKPANPENSLSYWNNAITMDYFSKHAVELPREIQSLETSEDQLSEPRSPANGDYRDTGMVLVNPFCQETLFVGNDQVSEI